A window of bacterium genomic DNA:
AGTGCAAGTCGAATAAAAATACTCGAAAAACAACCCAAATCGAGTGCTGCTGATTTTGAACTTTCAGACAAAATCGATGAATTAAAATTACGCATACTTAATGAAGGACTTAAAGGGCATTCTTGTCCGGTATGCAATTCCGAACTTATTTGCAGGGTATCGGTAATGTATGATATAGAGGATAATATTATTAGACATCCCAAATCTTACTGCTCAAAATGTCCTTTTCAAATTAAATAACTCGAATTGCTAATTAAATTTACGCGTCACTGCGAGAAGAGGCTTTAGACTCGACGAAGCAATCCATTTTATTTTTTATAGATTGCTTCGCTTTGCTCGCAATGACAATTTTGGCGTTTTAGCAATTCGAGTTATATAGAAAATCTTTCAATAAAAAAAGCTGCAATGCAGCTTTTTTCGTTTATAAATAAATTATATTAAATAATCTTGAAAAATACGGGTAAAACATTAAAAGAGTGCAGTCCCTGTATAATTTCCAGAATTAAATAAACCCAGAAGAACCACGCTACATCAAAGAATGTTTTACGAAAAGCATGCGGTTTGATTTCATAAACTTCGGGCTCGTCTAAAAGTGAAAAATTCGGTATTAGTCTTGGAACTTTTGCCATATATTCCGCTAGATTATCTGTATGGAATCTTTCAAGCGTTTTTTCTTCATCCAGAATAGTTGGTAAATAATTAAACATAAACATAAAAATTATTAATAGTAGCCCTGTAAAACTTCCTGCCGTGAGAGCTATGCCTATTACGCCAAGAAAACTGAAGAAATAAAGGGGATTTCTAACTACCGAGTAAGGCCCTTTGGTTACAAGAGTGAATGTTTTATTTCCGCAAAGGTAAACAGCAGACCATAATCTTCCTAAAACACAAATAGTAACAAATATAAGCCCTAATGATTGCAAAGTCAGTGCTAACCAGCCTGCATAAGGTTTCTGCGCCCATATATTTTCCGAAAATAAAAATATAATTATAAGAGAAACTCCAAAAATCTTTGAAATAAAAATTCTATACCTTGCAAACCACTCTAAAACAGGTTTTGAACACATTTTATAATCCCTTTCAGCTTAAAATTTTAAAACTACTTCCCAGATAAATAAGTTTAGTTTAAAAAAAAACTAATAGGAATTATTTTTTACGATATATAAATTTTAATGCGTTCTGTAATTCAGAATAAAACTTATTAAATGTATAATTAATTTTATTGAAGATCTTGATTAGTTTAGAAATAAGAAGGACAAAAAAATGATTATTGGTATTCCAAAGGAAATTAAGGCTCAAGAAGAAAGGGTTGCTATCACACCTGCAGGAGTGGAAACGCTTAAAAAAGCGGGTCATACAGTTTTGATCGAAAAACATGCCGGACTCGGCAGTGGTTTTCTAAACGAAGATTTTGTAAAAGCTGGTGCAGAAATTCTTGAAACACCTCAAGAAATATTTGAAAAAGCAGATATGATACTAAAAGTCAAAGAGCCGCTTCCT
This region includes:
- a CDS encoding isoprenylcysteine carboxylmethyltransferase family protein, with product MCSKPVLEWFARYRIFISKIFGVSLIIIFLFSENIWAQKPYAGWLALTLQSLGLIFVTICVLGRLWSAVYLCGNKTFTLVTKGPYSVVRNPLYFFSFLGVIGIALTAGSFTGLLLIIFMFMFNYLPTILDEEKTLERFHTDNLAEYMAKVPRLIPNFSLLDEPEVYEIKPHAFRKTFFDVAWFFWVYLILEIIQGLHSFNVLPVFFKII